TCCGCGCTGCAATTGGGGCACACTTGTGTGTTAGTGTCAGCTTCCCCTTTCTTTGACATGAATTCGGCTGTTACCAGCCCTGTAGGTACAGCAATAATGCCGTATCCAAGGATCATAATGACCATTGAAACAAACTGTCCAAAAGGAGTTTGTGGCGTGATGTCGCCAAAGCCAACGGTAGTAAGCGTCACAATGGTCCAATATACCGCTACCGGAATGCTTGTAAAGCCACTTTCAGCCCCTTCAATAATGTACATTACCGTACCAAGGATAATGCACAATACAACCACACTGAAAAGGAAGACGATGATCTTCATCCTCGATTTCTTCAATGCATCTGTCAACTGGTTTGAAGCGCCCACAAACTGTCCCAACTTTAGTATCCGGAAAATACGAAGCAGCCTTACCGCGCGTATTGAAACAAGGAAATGCAGGCCGGGAAATATCAGGTCGATGTACGCAGGAAGTGTGGCAAGCAAGTCCAGGATGCCCTGTACGCTTAGGATGTATTTCAAAGGCCTTTTTACTGCAATAATCCTGCCCAGGTATTCCAAAGTGAAGAATATGGTAATTACCCATTCGGTGATTTCAAGTGCAGTACCATAACGCGCCTGTATGGATACCACGCTTTCGAGCATTACCGCAGCGATGCTTATCAGGATCAGGAAAATCAGGATCAGGTCAAAGAGCTTGCCGGCAAAAGTATCGGCTTCATAAATGATTTCGTGGAACCGCTTACGGGCGTTATTTGTAATATTTTCTTCCAAGGCCTAGGGTGTTTGGTCATTAAATTTACGAAAAAAACCAAGATAGCGCGTATTTATAATCCGTGCCTAATATTAAACCTACCCATGATGGCTTTTCCACGAACGCTGTAATAATCAATAAGGATTTAAATTGGGCAATGAGGCTCCATAGGGAAATAAACAATGTAACTGTTTTAATCTCTATGCAATGGGATTTACGATGTAGGCCGGTGCGATCTGGATTTTCCGTGACTGTCTATGAAAAAATTCTCTCGTGTGCCTAAAAAGTTTAACCAGTCAATATGAATGACATGATTTATAATTTCCCGCATATCTCCGTAGTTAGGAACTTTCTGTAAATATAGGTCAGCCTTCAGTTTAAAGCATGTATTTACGATAATGTCGCTATTGGAAGTAGATATCATTACAACCGGTAAATTTTTGAATTTAAAATCGCGCCTGATTTCCTGAAG
This genomic stretch from Flavobacterium pallidum harbors:
- a CDS encoding ion transporter, with amino-acid sequence MEENITNNARKRFHEIIYEADTFAGKLFDLILIFLILISIAAVMLESVVSIQARYGTALEITEWVITIFFTLEYLGRIIAVKRPLKYILSVQGILDLLATLPAYIDLIFPGLHFLVSIRAVRLLRIFRILKLGQFVGASNQLTDALKKSRMKIIVFLFSVVVLCIILGTVMYIIEGAESGFTSIPVAVYWTIVTLTTVGFGDITPQTPFGQFVSMVIMILGYGIIAVPTGLVTAEFMSKKGEADTNTQVCPNCSADHHRDDALFCYHCGHGLER
- a CDS encoding response regulator; its protein translation is MKTTKLILYVDDDPDDRSIFEEIVTSLGGKTITFDKASALLEALHSLDHTSVIVFTDINMPEMNGAELLQEIRRDFKFKNLPVVMISTSNSDIIVNTCFKLKADLYLQKVPNYGDMREIINHVIHIDWLNFLGTRENFFIDSHGKSRSHRPTS